Proteins found in one Aquibium microcysteis genomic segment:
- a CDS encoding response regulator transcription factor, with the protein MNIVVIQSDDGLRRAFTRSLSDVGYRVSAFGCAEDFIEATRPINPDMLLVDVNLPGESGLSLTARMRRLQPRIGIILLSERDRPSDRRDGYEMGADIYLTTPVAADELTAVVGALRRRVAAPAASVPDFRVDLNTRQLHGPERSLPLTASELAVLVALARAPERRFEAWQIGAVLGGDESIASRNTINVTIFRINQKIKEAGAGERGIRAIRNWGYELTIPFGIDG; encoded by the coding sequence ATGAACATCGTCGTGATCCAGAGCGATGACGGCCTGCGCCGCGCCTTCACGCGCTCCCTCTCCGACGTCGGCTATCGCGTCAGCGCCTTCGGCTGTGCCGAGGATTTCATCGAGGCAACCCGCCCGATCAACCCGGACATGCTGCTCGTCGACGTGAATCTGCCCGGCGAGAGCGGCTTGAGCCTGACCGCGCGCATGCGCCGACTGCAGCCGCGCATCGGCATCATCCTCCTGTCCGAACGCGACAGACCGTCGGACCGGCGCGACGGCTACGAGATGGGGGCGGACATCTATCTCACCACGCCGGTCGCCGCGGACGAACTGACCGCGGTCGTGGGCGCGCTGCGCCGCCGGGTCGCGGCGCCCGCGGCATCCGTTCCCGACTTCCGCGTCGACCTCAACACCCGGCAGCTGCACGGTCCCGAGCGCAGTCTTCCCCTGACCGCGTCCGAACTCGCGGTGCTCGTGGCTCTGGCGCGCGCCCCGGAGCGCCGGTTCGAAGCCTGGCAGATCGGTGCGGTGCTCGGCGGCGACGAAAGCATCGCCAGCCGGAACACGATCAACGTGACGATCTTCCGGATCAACCAGAAGATCAAGGAAGCCGGCGCCGGGGAGCGCGGCATCCGCGCCATCCGCAACTGGGGCTACGAGCTGACGATCCCTTTCGGCATCGACGGCTGA
- a CDS encoding 7TM-DISM domain-containing protein, giving the protein MLLPLLAVIGIVITILGAASLVSLHPGSDHVVERAVLEDPSARLGVEDVVGMQFAPVKKLFSEGFTPSAHWFRLRVRPQADGRPLVLYIRPTFLDRVTLFEPDSSGAGWQRRETGDLLPFRQREAATVALTFEIRPAAPDTVYFLRLETTSSSLFGVEAIDWRDVRQAELASDALLVLFLAIAACILFWSIGDFVRRPAPITVLFIASQLCYIVSMLAVMGYIAALMPEAPAGRVSGLTSALVCLAPALGVMLHRQVFLLYAPATLVSTVSWMMLGCSAVLIAILMAGHAQFALRLNSMLLFASSAFYFAMAVWPWRDGVRSPLLRTLYGVQAVAFAVTVVPLLGIGNLGEWTYHYPYILVLMYGAQMFFLIQRRARERDARAAENRARLDLVTQALDAARRQRDVQDRFAAMLVHEIRNPLAAIQLSIDPARLGPERYRDIRAALCEIDAIVRRSSQPEEADPKGGATRFDLAEALRGVVASHSPVNPLEMQAREPVLVASDRQMVDMVLSNLVENAIKHAPAGSRIVLACRRLARGGADGAVVTIENALLPDMAPDPARVFDKFYRAPGSRGVPGSGLGLYIVQGVTEMLAGRVGCTVAQGRIRLEFWLPAVPPDRDPRHALSGEADRLRERPGRR; this is encoded by the coding sequence TTGCTGCTGCCATTGCTCGCGGTCATCGGGATCGTCATCACCATCCTGGGTGCCGCCTCGCTCGTCTCGCTGCATCCGGGGTCCGACCACGTCGTCGAGCGAGCGGTGCTCGAGGACCCGTCGGCGCGGCTGGGCGTCGAGGATGTGGTCGGGATGCAGTTCGCGCCGGTGAAGAAGCTCTTCTCGGAAGGCTTCACGCCGTCGGCTCACTGGTTCCGCCTGCGCGTGCGACCGCAGGCCGATGGCCGGCCGCTCGTCCTCTACATCAGGCCGACCTTTCTCGACAGGGTCACGCTGTTCGAGCCGGATTCCTCCGGAGCGGGCTGGCAGCGACGGGAAACCGGCGATCTTCTGCCTTTCCGGCAGCGCGAGGCCGCCACGGTGGCCCTGACCTTCGAGATCCGTCCGGCCGCGCCCGACACCGTCTACTTCCTGCGGCTGGAGACGACCAGTTCATCGCTCTTCGGGGTGGAGGCGATCGACTGGCGCGACGTACGCCAGGCCGAACTGGCCTCGGACGCCCTGCTCGTCCTCTTCCTGGCCATCGCGGCGTGCATCCTGTTCTGGTCGATCGGCGATTTCGTGCGCCGGCCGGCGCCGATCACCGTCCTCTTCATCGCTTCGCAACTCTGCTACATCGTCTCGATGCTGGCGGTGATGGGCTATATCGCCGCCCTGATGCCCGAAGCACCGGCCGGCCGGGTGAGCGGTCTGACCAGCGCCCTGGTCTGTCTGGCGCCTGCCCTCGGAGTGATGCTGCATCGCCAGGTCTTCCTGCTCTACGCCCCCGCAACGCTCGTCTCCACCGTCAGCTGGATGATGTTGGGCTGCTCGGCCGTCCTGATTGCGATTCTGATGGCGGGGCATGCGCAATTCGCGCTTCGGTTGAATTCCATGCTCCTCTTCGCCAGTTCCGCGTTCTATTTCGCGATGGCGGTCTGGCCATGGAGGGACGGGGTCCGGTCACCGCTGCTGCGCACGCTCTACGGGGTTCAGGCCGTCGCATTCGCCGTGACGGTGGTCCCGCTGCTGGGGATCGGCAATCTCGGCGAGTGGACCTACCATTATCCCTACATCCTCGTCCTGATGTACGGGGCGCAGATGTTCTTCCTGATCCAGCGCCGGGCGCGGGAGAGAGATGCACGCGCCGCCGAGAACCGTGCGCGGCTGGACCTGGTGACCCAGGCGCTGGACGCCGCGCGGCGGCAGCGCGACGTCCAGGACCGCTTCGCCGCCATGCTGGTGCACGAGATCCGCAATCCGCTCGCCGCCATCCAGCTCTCGATCGATCCCGCCCGCCTCGGTCCGGAGCGATACCGCGACATCCGCGCGGCACTGTGCGAGATCGACGCCATCGTGCGGCGCAGCAGTCAGCCGGAGGAGGCCGATCCCAAAGGGGGGGCGACACGCTTCGACCTCGCCGAAGCGCTGCGCGGGGTCGTGGCAAGCCACTCGCCGGTCAATCCGCTGGAAATGCAGGCACGGGAGCCGGTCCTGGTCGCAAGCGACCGGCAGATGGTCGACATGGTCCTGTCGAACCTCGTCGAGAATGCCATCAAACATGCGCCGGCGGGTTCGCGGATCGTCCTCGCATGCCGAAGGCTCGCGCGCGGTGGCGCCGACGGAGCGGTCGTCACCATCGAGAACGCGTTGCTGCCCGACATGGCACCCGACCCCGCGCGCGTGTTCGACAAGTTCTACCGCGCGCCCGGCTCGCGCGGGGTGCCCGGTTCCGGCCTCGGTCTCTACATCGTTCAGGGCGTCACCGAGATGCTCGCCGGCCGGGTCGGCTGCACGGTGGCCCAGGGACGAATTCGTCTCGAGTTCTGGCTTCCGGCCGTTCCGCCGGACCGCGACCCGCGGCACGCGCTTTCCGGAGAGGCCGATCGGCTGCGGGAGAGGCCGGGCCGTCGATGA
- the lexA gene encoding transcriptional repressor LexA encodes MLTRKQHELLLYIHERLKETGIPPSFDEMKEALDLASKSGIHRLITALEERGFIRRLPNRARALEVLRLPDSIAPGLGAPRKFSPSVVEGGLGRKPEASPARTASNDDNANGVSIPVMGRIAAGVPIDAIQHQTHSVVVPPDMLAGGDHYALEVKGDSMIEAGILDGDTVIIRNTSSATPGDIVVALVDGEEATLKRFRRKGASIALEAANPAYETRIFGPDRVSVQGKLVGLIRRY; translated from the coding sequence ATGCTGACCCGCAAGCAACACGAACTGCTGCTCTATATCCACGAGCGTCTGAAGGAGACGGGCATACCGCCGTCCTTCGACGAGATGAAGGAGGCGCTCGATCTCGCCTCCAAGTCGGGCATCCACCGCCTGATCACGGCGCTGGAGGAACGCGGTTTCATCCGGCGGCTGCCCAACCGCGCCCGCGCGCTGGAAGTGCTGCGGCTGCCCGATTCGATTGCGCCCGGCCTCGGCGCGCCGCGGAAGTTCTCGCCCAGCGTCGTGGAGGGCGGACTAGGCAGGAAGCCGGAAGCGAGTCCCGCGCGCACGGCCAGCAACGACGACAACGCGAACGGTGTTTCGATCCCGGTGATGGGCCGCATCGCCGCCGGCGTTCCGATCGACGCCATCCAGCACCAGACCCATTCGGTCGTGGTGCCGCCGGACATGCTGGCGGGCGGCGACCACTACGCGCTGGAGGTGAAGGGCGATTCGATGATCGAGGCCGGCATCCTCGACGGCGATACGGTCATCATCCGCAATACTTCCAGTGCCACGCCCGGGGACATCGTGGTGGCGCTCGTCGACGGCGAAGAGGCGACGCTGAAGCGCTTCCGCCGCAAGGGCGCGTCGATTGCGCTCGAAGCGGCCAACCCCGCCTACGAGACGCGGATCTTCGGACCCGACCGCGTCAGCGTCCAGGGCAAACTGGTCGGCCTCATCCGGCGTTACTGA
- a CDS encoding ComEC/Rec2 family competence protein, with the protein MATGEPDADERRMLPAPAGASLPDRADGIGRASRAGFALPASSGMAGRIRRAARDAVAVERDRGAGFLSLPVLLAAGAALYWTLPFEPGFPLLGSLVGAAIALRLAAAEGGMARLAATAALMVALGALAGKAETWRASTPMLGAEIPTMVTGRVAAIERQASGRVRLTIDVSATARPTLRHAPRRVRLSARAIPATLVPGDGVSGYARLFPPSGPARPHGYDFAFESYMDGIGATGFFLTNPVETDLPAAAGWRQELLARVGRMREAISARIVERVGGAEGAIAAALIAGTRAGIPEEVNEDLRKTGLAHVLSISGLHMALVAGTVMLTLRFLFALAPGFASRRPVKKYAAVAALLAASYYLVICGAAVAAQRSFIMIAVMLVALLFDRAALTMRNLAISALIVVAVAPHEVVGPSFQMSFAATGALIAAYAAWSERRLRHPPGGGRNHDRALPRALLGKGLAYAGGIAATSLIAGTATALYGVWHFHRASPLGLVANLLAMPVVSLVVMPSAVLAGVLMPFGLDGPALDLMGWGIGVMLAVARRLAELTPIDAVGAIPAAAVLTLTVALVLATVLTTWLRLLALPLLVAGLAIIAGRDLPDLFVSDDGRLVAMRMGNGDLSVSRPRPSDFVTGIWMDAAMAGAVVRPVMTSGGAEQASGVPQPFSPPEPDTPFTCTGGACAARHASGALVVWVSEGVSASGHCGTAALMVIEDATVAAPCPAGSSTTVLTRRDLARRGSAEGRFTAAGEGRGANVALRRAIREPFRPWHAHRSFSREARGMPPYEPERRKPDESSAGAPAGRSPDAPAQ; encoded by the coding sequence ATGGCGACGGGTGAGCCGGACGCCGACGAGCGGCGCATGCTGCCCGCCCCGGCGGGGGCGTCTCTGCCCGACCGCGCGGATGGGATCGGGCGAGCATCACGCGCCGGCTTCGCGCTGCCGGCATCATCGGGCATGGCGGGACGGATCCGGCGCGCCGCCCGCGACGCCGTCGCCGTGGAGCGCGATCGCGGCGCGGGGTTCCTGTCCCTGCCGGTTCTCCTCGCCGCAGGGGCTGCGCTCTACTGGACGCTCCCGTTCGAGCCCGGCTTTCCTCTCCTCGGGTCGCTGGTGGGGGCTGCGATCGCGCTGCGCCTCGCGGCGGCGGAGGGCGGCATGGCAAGGCTGGCCGCGACCGCGGCGCTGATGGTGGCGCTGGGTGCGCTGGCCGGCAAGGCCGAGACCTGGCGCGCGAGCACGCCGATGCTGGGCGCCGAGATCCCCACCATGGTGACCGGACGCGTCGCCGCCATCGAGCGGCAGGCGAGCGGGCGGGTGCGGCTGACGATCGACGTGTCGGCCACGGCGCGGCCGACATTGCGCCATGCGCCTCGCCGCGTCCGGCTCTCGGCCCGCGCGATCCCCGCGACGCTCGTGCCCGGAGACGGCGTTTCCGGCTATGCCCGGCTGTTTCCCCCGTCGGGCCCCGCGCGTCCGCATGGCTACGACTTCGCCTTCGAAAGCTACATGGACGGGATCGGCGCGACCGGCTTCTTCCTGACCAACCCGGTGGAGACGGACCTCCCGGCGGCGGCGGGGTGGCGGCAGGAGCTGCTCGCCCGCGTCGGCCGCATGCGCGAGGCGATTTCGGCGCGCATCGTCGAGCGTGTCGGTGGGGCGGAAGGCGCCATCGCCGCGGCCCTGATCGCCGGGACGCGCGCCGGCATTCCCGAAGAGGTCAACGAGGACCTGCGCAAGACCGGTCTCGCGCATGTGCTGTCGATCTCCGGCCTGCACATGGCCCTGGTGGCGGGCACGGTGATGCTGACGCTGCGTTTCCTCTTCGCGCTGGCACCCGGTTTCGCATCGCGCCGGCCCGTCAAGAAATACGCCGCCGTCGCCGCGCTCCTGGCCGCGTCCTACTATCTCGTGATCTGCGGCGCGGCGGTGGCGGCGCAGCGATCCTTCATCATGATCGCGGTGATGCTGGTGGCGCTGCTGTTCGATCGCGCCGCGCTGACGATGCGCAACCTGGCGATCTCGGCGCTGATCGTCGTCGCCGTCGCCCCGCACGAGGTGGTGGGACCGAGTTTCCAGATGTCCTTCGCCGCGACGGGAGCCCTGATCGCCGCCTATGCCGCCTGGTCGGAGCGGCGCCTTCGCCACCCGCCGGGCGGCGGGCGGAACCACGACCGCGCGCTGCCGCGGGCCCTGCTCGGGAAGGGCCTCGCCTATGCCGGCGGCATCGCGGCGACCTCGCTGATCGCCGGGACGGCGACGGCGCTCTACGGCGTGTGGCACTTCCACCGGGCCTCGCCGCTCGGTCTCGTGGCGAACCTGCTCGCCATGCCCGTGGTGTCGCTCGTCGTCATGCCGTCGGCGGTGCTCGCCGGCGTGCTGATGCCGTTCGGGCTCGACGGGCCGGCGCTCGACCTGATGGGCTGGGGCATCGGCGTGATGCTGGCGGTCGCGCGCCGGCTGGCGGAGCTGACGCCGATCGACGCCGTCGGCGCCATCCCGGCGGCAGCAGTGCTGACGCTGACGGTGGCCCTCGTGCTGGCGACCGTGCTGACCACATGGCTGCGCCTGCTCGCCCTGCCGCTGCTCGTCGCCGGCCTCGCCATCATCGCGGGCCGCGACCTGCCGGATCTGTTCGTATCGGACGACGGCCGCCTGGTCGCCATGCGCATGGGCAACGGCGACCTCTCCGTCAGTCGGCCGCGACCGAGCGACTTCGTCACCGGGATATGGATGGATGCGGCCATGGCCGGCGCAGTCGTCCGGCCGGTGATGACTTCGGGCGGAGCCGAGCAGGCATCCGGCGTGCCGCAGCCGTTCTCGCCGCCGGAGCCCGACACGCCGTTCACCTGCACCGGCGGAGCCTGTGCTGCCCGCCATGCCAGCGGCGCGTTGGTCGTCTGGGTGAGCGAGGGGGTGTCGGCATCAGGGCATTGCGGTACCGCCGCCCTCATGGTGATCGAGGATGCGACGGTCGCTGCCCCCTGTCCCGCCGGCAGTTCCACGACCGTGCTCACGAGGCGCGATCTCGCCCGCCGCGGCAGTGCGGAAGGACGATTCACGGCGGCCGGCGAGGGGAGGGGAGCAAACGTCGCGCTCCGCCGCGCCATACGCGAACCCTTCAGACCCTGGCATGCGCACCGGAGCTTTTCGCGCGAGGCGCGCGGCATGCCGCCCTATGAGCCCGAAAGGCGGAAGCCGGACGAAAGCAGCGCAGGTGCTCCGGCCGGCAGGAGCCCGGACGCGCCGGCTCAGTAA
- the gltX gene encoding glutamate--tRNA ligase — MTAPVVTRFAPSPTGFLHIGGARTALFNWLYAKHTGGTMLLRIEDTDRERSTEEATVAILEGLAWLGLTWDGDPISQASRAERHREVAEELVRIGQAYYAYETAEELDAMREKARAEGRPPRYDGSWRDRDASQAPAGVRPVIRIKAPRDGETVVQDRVQGEVRFPNKDLDDFIILRSDGTPTYMHAVVVDDHDMGVTHIIRGDDHLTNAARQTVIYRAMGWDVPVMAHIPLIHGADGAKLSKRHGALGVEAYRAMGYLPAALRNYLARLGWSHGDDEVMSTADMVSWFEIEDVNKGAARFDFQKLEALNGVHMRNTPDEELLGILVDTLPYIENGKSLLDSLDERRRAMLLAAMPGLKERARTLVELADSAGYLFATRPLALDEKATQLVGEPPRAILAGARAALGAIDGDWTAASTEAAIRAHVAASGLKLGAVAQPLRAALTGRATSPGVFDVLAVLGRDESLGRIDDLL, encoded by the coding sequence ATGACCGCACCCGTCGTCACGCGCTTCGCGCCTTCGCCCACCGGATTCCTCCACATCGGCGGTGCGCGCACCGCCTTGTTCAACTGGCTCTACGCGAAGCACACCGGCGGCACGATGCTGCTGCGCATCGAGGACACGGATCGCGAGCGGTCGACGGAGGAGGCGACGGTCGCCATCCTCGAGGGCCTCGCCTGGCTCGGGCTCACCTGGGACGGCGACCCGATCTCGCAGGCCTCGCGTGCCGAGCGGCACCGGGAGGTGGCCGAGGAACTCGTCCGCATCGGGCAGGCCTACTATGCCTACGAAACCGCCGAGGAACTGGACGCCATGCGCGAGAAGGCCCGGGCCGAGGGCCGGCCGCCGCGCTACGACGGAAGCTGGCGCGATCGCGACGCCTCCCAGGCGCCGGCGGGCGTGCGGCCGGTGATCCGCATCAAGGCGCCGCGGGACGGCGAGACGGTGGTGCAGGATCGCGTACAGGGCGAGGTGCGCTTTCCCAACAAGGACCTCGATGATTTCATCATCCTGCGGTCCGACGGCACGCCAACCTACATGCACGCGGTCGTGGTCGACGATCACGACATGGGCGTGACCCACATCATCCGCGGCGACGACCATCTCACCAATGCGGCGCGCCAGACGGTGATCTACAGGGCGATGGGATGGGACGTGCCGGTGATGGCGCATATCCCGCTGATCCATGGGGCGGACGGCGCGAAGCTGTCGAAGCGCCACGGCGCCCTCGGCGTCGAGGCCTACCGCGCCATGGGCTATCTGCCCGCGGCGCTGCGCAACTACCTCGCCCGTCTCGGCTGGAGCCATGGCGACGACGAGGTGATGTCGACGGCCGACATGGTCTCCTGGTTCGAGATCGAGGACGTCAACAAGGGCGCGGCCCGCTTCGACTTCCAGAAGCTCGAGGCGCTGAACGGCGTCCACATGCGCAACACGCCCGACGAGGAGCTGCTCGGCATCCTCGTGGATACCCTGCCCTACATCGAGAACGGCAAGTCCCTTCTGGACTCGCTCGACGAGAGGCGCCGCGCCATGCTGCTCGCCGCCATGCCGGGGCTGAAGGAACGCGCCAGGACGCTGGTGGAACTCGCCGACAGCGCCGGCTACCTCTTCGCCACGCGCCCTCTGGCGCTCGACGAGAAGGCCACGCAACTGGTGGGCGAACCGCCCCGGGCCATTCTGGCCGGTGCGAGAGCGGCGCTCGGCGCCATCGACGGCGACTGGACCGCCGCATCGACGGAGGCGGCCATCCGCGCCCACGTCGCTGCCTCGGGCCTGAAACTCGGCGCCGTGGCGCAGCCGCTGCGCGCCGCGCTCACCGGTCGTGCTACGTCTCCGGGCGTCTTCGACGTTCTGGCGGTGCTCGGCCGCGACGAAAGTCTGGGCCGCATCGACGACCTGCTCTGA